The nucleotide sequence gttttaaaacccCATATAAAATATCTTTAGAAAAACATATCTAATTTAAGCTAAAGCTTAAATTGTTAAATCCAGCAAGGTAATTTTTCTGATGAGGGATGGCAGGTTTTACTAGAAGCCAGATCCTTCTCTTTGCCTGCCTAGACTCCCATCTTAGATAGACCTGAGAAGCTGTAGTGGGAACGAATTACAACTTCATTTTGCAGCCATTTATGGGTTGAGGGATGAGAAAAGGTCTGTCCATTTCCCATCTGACAGTCATCTCCCCCCAGCCTCTGACAGATGCGCTGAATTATAAACACACAATGCAATCCCATGCAGAAGAGCCATGACAAATGAGGACAATTAAACACTCATGTCAGCAGAAATGACCAAATACTTAAGCAGCTGAGACAATCCGAATAGATTTGTGTtaggggatggggatggaaagCCCATGCAGTCCACAACCAAACCAGAGAGCTTGTAACATGAATTTCCACTCCGAATGAACAGAGTTACTCACGGTTGTCTCTGTAAAAAGACAAATCTTGGAAATGCAGGCTCTTTGGGGAAATGTTTAGACAGCACAACCCATTTTTACCATGATTTTCCAGCCACTGGGCCTGTGTTTGTATTCACTTTCATTTGCTCACAGTCTGATCTTCTCAGGATGTTGGATGCACAGACAAGTAACCAACAAGGGCCAAGTTCACTTTTGGGAAAATTTGCCTTGCTTTGTCACGCAATAAATATGTTTCCTCTGGAAAAATTTAGGTATTCAATTCTTGGTTTCCCCTAAGCCTCTGCTGGGTCAGTGCTCTCACTCTGCCTTCTCTTGTGGTGGTAGAAGCAACTCAGACTCTCCTTCAAGGGGAGGAGAAATCCTGACTATAAAAGCCATGACCATTTCAGTCACTGAAGCTGTGAGAGATCAACTTGCATAAAACATTGTAATGGTGTCAGCTGTGCTTAATAGCATTTGGATGGCTTTATGACTCTGTTCGGACACATCACCAACAAAATTACCCTAGAAATAAGCAGATGTGAGCAGAAGTGTCTCATGTGGTAAGCGCAGGCTCTGCTGCACTGATCCAGTGTTAACCTGTCGTTAATAGACCACTAATAAGGTATAAAATCATGAGAAGGTGTTTCACAGAACAGAAACCACATATGTTATGTATTAATACATTAATTAATACATTGCTGAAGTCTGGAGACGTCATCAAGGGCTGGTCCTGACTGTCATCAGTACCTGAAAGCTAATGTAGAATTGCACCAATTATCCtcatttagttatttttttatagTCATCGCTGTATAATTGTGCTTTTCTATAGCAGTAAACTTATTTCCACCAAGGGAGAATATACTGTTTATTCTCCCCAAATTCATGATTCCATAGTTCCTTCTAAGATGGCATCTTGGAATAATTTAGCAGCCAGGTTTCCTCCCTGAGTGACAGAATATCTCACACCCAAGAGTCTGCCAGTGTCATGCAAATTCAGACAGCTTTTCCCTGTGAAGACCAGCAATTGTAGTTGCAAGATTGTAGTACTGAACTTAGAGTTGCACACTGAAATATTGGTGTTcaaggaagagagaggaaaacagctCAGGAGATGGTGGTTGAAGTGTAAGGCAGTAAAACAGGGTATTTTCCTTACCTCTTCCTGGAGAACGGGTTAAACATTGAGTTGAAACTCACAGCAAAAATAACGACAATTAAAGGTCCTGGAAACCTTAGCTAAGGATTTAAATgtagtaaataaataatgtctTTGGAGGGGAATAACAGAAACTTCTTGCTGCACAGGATCTGTCTGGGTGCACGAGAGCCCTGAGGAGTCATGGAGGGCCAAATTTTGTGTATGTCAAGTTCTAAACAGCCCAGAGTTTTCATTCAAGCTTCACCctgagaaaagaagaagaaaaacctcaTTGTTGCAGAGAGTCTTGCTAATGGAAATATTCAATAACCGTAATTTGAGCTTGGCTTTCTCATAAATTCAAAGCAATTTCCCCATAATATCAGGAAAATATATGGCCTTTCTTGAGGCAGCAGAAGCAccaaataaatcaaatttttaattCACTAGAAAGCATTTGCCAGCATTTTAGATTTAATTTGTCTGATGAGATGGAGTCATATTGAAAAACAGTGATGTAGAtaagcaggaagaaaatcagaacaCAAAACCAAGCAGATATTAGACCATGAATGCCCATTAAAAATCATAacaacagaaaggaaaggagccACAACCCTAATGCCCTAAGAAGCAGTCTACCTGGCACACAGCTTGACCAGAATCTTCAAGGACCACATCTTTGACTTTTTTTGGTTTCTCCccaaaaatatacatttaaataaatgagTAAAATATGACTACCTCTGAGACTGTTGTTGTAAATGTGTTGAGAAATGCACAGAAGCCAGGTATGTGGTCACACAACATCCTTTCCATCTCTGGGCTGATCCAATGCACCTCTTGAGCATGCTGGGAAAGGGTTTTTCCTATCTGTGCCAACTGGGAGCTGAAGCAGTGGGGAATGTTTCTGAGAGTGAATGCTCTTCAAAACCCCTTTTCATACatagggaaactgaggcaggcagTAAGACAACTTTCCCAAAATTAGATTACAAACTGAGTCAACCCTTTCTCAGACTTACAAAATTGCAGTTGAACCATGCTGGCAGCCTTTGTATTAGCTGACCATCCTCAGTAGCACCACTGGAgtagaaaatgcctttttttcagAATGGAAGCCATAAAGATGAAGCCAAAACTGAGCACCCAGCAGTCAGCAGATCTATGACAGCCTGTGCTGAACACCCTAagccatagaatcacagaatgcttcgggctggaagggacattaaaaacCATCAtcttccatcccctgccatgggcagggacacctttcactaccAGAGATTACTTCAAGCTACATCCACTTTGGCCTagaacacttgcagggatgggacagccacagcttttctgtgaaacctgtgccagggcctcaccaccatcacagccaggaatttctGCCCACTATCCCATCTAACCcagccctctggcagtgggaagccattcccccttgtcttgTCCTTCCAGGGCCTTGTCCAAAGTGCTCCTCCAGGTgtcttggagcccctttagacACTGGAAGATGCTCTAAGGTgtccccaaagccttctcttttccaggctgaacaatttcagctctctcagcctgtctccagagcagagagctctgtgTGGCTTGGGATGGCTCCTCTCCACACCCTACAGCAAACCCTTCAGCATAAACTGTTTTGGGAATCTCCATGGGACTGTGGCACTGCTAGAGCTGGGATTTGGCCTCAGcaccttccctcccctccccaccccactgGCATCCCATAGGACAGTGTATTCATTTGGTGAGGCACTGGCCAAGCAATTCAGCCCAGGAAGGTTAAGACTGATGGTTCCTGAGCGGCAGCTCATGCTGGGAGACACATGATGGTGTCAGATCCACTGGTGGAGAGAGACActaaaaaatgggaataaattaCTCTTTCCAGAGTCTGTTTTTATTCCCTGCTGTTTCCTATTCCTGGACAACTTGCTGTTGCTGCATTTCAatttaaaagactttttaaaaagatcaCTGGAAAGGGGCTAAATTGACTGGCTTTGCTTGGTTTTCAGCAGGAGAgatgagatttatttttaatgtaccCGTTTCCCTACAATCATTACCTGCTTTCCAGCTGTGTTGCTAATGAGTGTCAGGACCATCGCTCTACTAATGGAGAAATTGAGGCATGGGCAGTGACTGTGACATTCCCCAGGACATGGGTAGGGATTATTCCTGGGATCTGAAATCCCTTTATCTgattcctgtgctgcagcccacaGCCACATGGAAATTGCAATTCATAGATACAGTCTTACTGACTTCTTTTGCACACTTCTCTGTATATGATTTTTCTTACGGATAAttatcatggaaaaaaaattgcagaagcAGGGAAGAGAGGTAATGATCCGTGTGGCAAATGAGCACGAGCAGCAGACCTCCAGGCTGACCGGTAAAGCAGAAAAACCGCATGTTTTAGATTGGTTCAATAAGGAACCAGGCTAAAAACTCCAACCAGCATTTATGGATGCAGAAAACAGGAgggttttcagaaaaaaaaataattgcaaagtACATTTCCGCATGTTGGAAACTGGAACTGGGGCTGCTTGAACAAGGGCGGCTGGTTTTGCATAGACTGAATTGCAGTCCTGGACCTCTTTAGCCTAAATGAGcctacaggaaagatggagagaggtTATTTGCAAGGCAGtgcagtgacagaacaagaCAGAATGGTTTCAtactgacaggacaagggagaatggcttcacactggcagagggctgggttagatgagatattgggaagaaattcttggctgtgagggtaTTGAAGTCCTGGcagaggtttcccagagaagctgtggctgccccatccctggaagtgttccaggccaaagtggatgggacttggagacacctggtctagtggaaggggTTTTAACAAGATGATTCTTAAGGCAGCCTTCAATTCTGGTCATTCTATGAATTTATGATTCTAAAATCTTTCAAATAGGTTCAGGGAAATTATGCGGTCCTACCTCCCATAAGCAAAACCCAtaaattccagaaggaatttACCTTCCGAGCAGTGAGCTAGAAGAGGAATGAAATGCCACTTCAATCCTCTGTCAATCACGTCGCTGCCCTCCcatgagcagagcctgggctgtAGGCTGGCAGTGGCTCCTTGGTCAGGACTCACCAGCTGTGCTTTCCCGGGATGATCCAGGTAAGGAAGGTCAGGCTAGGAAGGTAGGGTCAGTCTGGGAAGGTCCTCTTCACACAGCCACCCCATGCTGGGGGCTCCTAGGAATCAGGGAGTACACGTATCTACAAGGAGAGTTGTTTCACTTCTTCAATAAAACTTTAATGTTAGAGTAGGTGATGCTCAGGGTGAGGTGGGGTGGATGTGTGAACATGCCAAAGAGAAGTgggttttttctgtcttttgaaaaagaaaagaaacttggAAATTACGGAGTGACACATTGCTTTTAAGAGGTACTGCTTTAGGTTGCAAATGCCTGTGTCTGAAATCTAGAAAAATGCTAAAGTGTGATTTAAAAGCTTATATAACTATAGTTTTGCCAGTGGTGTGTGTTTGCCCAGCCCAGCATTTCAGTCACACCACCTTCCCCACAATGTGTCTCCCTCATTTAATGCCCAGAAATGATTGGAGACAACCCAAGCCTCAGGGGAATCGCACAAGTTGATCATTCCAGCATCTCCATGCTTGgctaaaacataaaaaagttGACTTAGCACCAAGCTTTCACTAACAAAACTAGAGAGCCAGCCAGTGACAGCAAGAGGCAGCAGGACATGGGTTGTAAGGTGCTGCAGTGGTAAATTATCATCATTCACAGGCAGCAGTGCGTGGGTTGtgctgaggtgctgctgctctgctcatcTCTGAACAATACTGACATATTTAAACATAATCCAGAGTCGAAAAACACAACCAGATGTTGCAGGCTATTGGGTGACGGGATACCTGATAACCATTCCCACTTCTCCAAGGACTGACATTTACCTTGCGACACCACCACATCTCCACCTCAGGGCCTTTTCAGAACAGACCATATTAACAAACACAGCATGTTTATTAACGGACCATGTTAATAAACACAGCATGTTTATTAACCAcctctccatcctctgctccagctgccccagagATGATGCTGCCTCTTGGAAACTGGACCCAAACTGGGAGGTATGGCAAACACAGGGTGTGGGGAAGACAAATCACCTCTTGACCAGAAACAGACCCTAAACTCCCAACAAAAGTTCAAACCAGTGTGGTCTGGGGTAATCAGTGCCTTATGAGGAATAAAAGGCCTTTAAAACCCCCCTGTAGTTTCCCATCCAAAgttctgtttcattttgctCAAAAGAAAGTGTAGGTATGCTGTGGCATTTCTtcttcaaggccaggttggactgggcttggagcaacctggtctagtggaaagtgtgcCATGGCAAGGCTTGGAactagatgagctttaaggtcccttccaacccaaaccatcccatgattctatgattttcttCCCCATCTTCTCTTCCCTATCCCTTCTACCTCCTTTCCACAGCAGCCCTCTGCTTAATCTGTTTAGGAACAAGAAGGTGCTCATAGCCAGATCTTCTCACAGACTAAGAATGAGGGAAACCTCCCAGAGCTCTGGCAGTTGGATTTGCAGTGGGCAGGCTGGAACCCAAACAAGCGCCTAGGTGTGACAGCTCTTTGTCACACCCACAGCAAACCAGCTCAGCAATAATATTTGCTGAATATTTGATATTTTGGTAGAAATGGAAAGAAGTAGAATTAATCTGATGACATCCATCCACCTCTATCTCCACTAAgaataaagaggaaaacatcacagaatcacagaattgcttGGGTTGGAAAACCCCTCTGAGATCACTGAGTCAAACTGAGTCAAACTGTTCCCCCAGCACTCCAAAGTTTACCACTAACCTATGCCCCCCAAGTACCACATCAACAAAGCTTCTGAATCCCTCCAGGAACTCCACCACTGCcatgggcaacctgtgccacaGCTATGCAACCCTTCTGAGGAAGCTATTTTCCCTCATATCCGACCTAAACTTCTCCTGGCACAACTTGCTATTTACTTTAAGTCTGAAATATCCCAAACTTGTCAGTCAGGCCTGTGAACTATGAGCCAAGGCTCCAGAGCCAGACAGGAAAACAGGTGGACAAAGCAGATTCCGCCATATAAAAGCATTGATGTGACTTGGTACAGGTATTCCAATGACCAGGAAACTTCTATTTGTGATAAAGAGCAGGATATGGCGAAATCATTAAGCACTGACTTTATCCTGAGGCAAACAACTTTCCCAATTTGTACATTTGTGTATAAATTACTACAATGAGGCAGCACCACTGTGAACACCTGTGCATTTATGCACAGAGAAGATGCAGAGGAGTTGTGATCATAGACACACAGATCCATTTTAAACAGACACCCTGCTATATAAAGGGTGGCTCAACAGTTCCCCTTGCCAGATGAAAGGAGGAAATATTCACTGTCAAGCAACAACTGAGCAACTCACCAGGCAAAAATGGCTCCAGGTACTTTTTATTACAGTTTTAAAGGACTTGTTAGTGCTACCATGTGTGTAGAGTGAGAGGAGATGATGATGGGGTGGTATGTGGTGGGATACACGCATTCTGTGACAGCTCTAACTTAAAGTATGGCAATTTATAAATCAATGAAAAAGAATACCTTTCCCTGCAATGTGACTATGATTCATTAATTAATCTTTGGCCTAGACAGGCCAAGTCCTACAGGCTCCAGGGCATTTCTCCTCCAAGGGGTATTTGTCTGAGATTAAGTCTGTAGTCTTTGCTGCAGAGAGATATTAGTGTGAATCAGATGTTacaggctgaaaaaaattagGGTTGACAAAGATGACCAAATTTTGCAGTCTTATCCCAGAGTACCAGTGAGAGCACAGGTAATGTCACCACCTCTCACCCCAGTGAGGCAAACAGCCAGCATCACATCAGCAGTGCAGCATAAACCATGGCTACACTGAGGTGCTCCCTGGCCCTCCCCTGGCACTCACTGTCCCCTGCTTGCTCATGTAACCAGAGTGCGCCATGCTCTTCTCACATGGGCAAGGACTCATGAGGAAAGGAAAGACATGAGAGTATCAGGGAAAAACATTGGGACACAACACTAGTTTTCGTGGAGCAACCATGACTGCATCCAGGAAGACACTGCTGGTAGCACTGAGAGAAGCAGAAAGTCTTGGTGGGAGCAGGTCTTGGTGAAAGTGTTTCAAAGAAATTTGGACAAGGCTAAGCTTACTCTTGCTGCCAACATGCACCAAGGAAGATGAGCCTTCAGCCAGCATGGACAGAAGAGACAGGGAATTAATTCCCAGGTGCCACTCCCTCCTCAACCCAGTTTCCTCAGGACTGCTAACACCTTCCACTGTGCTTTGCTGTAGGGTCATGGTTCTCTCCTCTCGCCATTGCCGTGATCACTCTGGGACTGCAGTGGCCACAACAAGCTGCCACCTTCCCGGCCATACCCCTTTCCAGCCTGTTTGCCAACGCCGTGCTGAGGGCTCAGCACCTTCACCTCCTGGCTGCCGAGACGTACAAGGAGTTTGTAAGTGGTGTAGCCTCTGGTCGTCTCTTCCACTTTAGCCTGATGCCTTCAGGACTGTGTAACAGACACCTTTCATCTACTGGTGTCTCCTTTGTCTTTGCTCCATGAGGACAGAGTGTGTTAACAGGATAGCACAGGTTATGTCCCATCAGACTGGATCCTGTTCCCTCCTCTCAGCCCCCTGCCCCCTGCTCTGATCCTGCACATCCTCCTTCTCAGGACCGTGGCTGCACAGGATCAGCTGGGACATGTCACAGATATGTGACAAGACTTTCCTGTGTTGGTCACCTCTGTCCCTGGGAGTCTGAGTGCTTGAAACTGTCTAGTTTCTTCTGCTGACAGGAGCTGACATGAGCTGTCACTTTGGCAAGCGTTGTCCTTTGGGGTCATTTACTCCTTGGGAGAACCTAGTTCAGATGTGGTTTGGGTTCACCTCAGCACCTTGGCTTAGAAAAGCCTTTAGGCCCACTAGCTATTTTGCCAACAAAATATTCCTGCTTCCTACCTGCCTACCCGGTCCAAAGGCATCTCATGTCTCAGATTTATTTCTTGCAAAGAGTAACCATTCAGAACAGCTTGGGAAGTGTCTGAGGTGTTCTCCAGAATGTGAGCAATAGATCTGAGTGTATTTGGGATGTCTCCACAGGAGCGCACCTATATTCCAGAGGACCAAAGACACACAAACAAGAATTCCCAGGTAGCATTTTGTTACTCGGAAACCATCCCTGCTCCTATGAAGAAGGACGATGCCCAGCAGAAATCAGTAAGTTTTTTTTCACCCTCAGGGCAAGAACAGACCTACCTGAAGAGCCTAGTAGTGCTTCATTGCAGGAACAGGGGGTTTTCAACTGTGAATACCTGGGTGCCTcatccctctcctccctttttGATTACTGGAACCCtgcataaagaaagaaatacttttctaGGCCACACTAtaaatcccattcccaccccaagCATGAGAAAAGTTATTGTCTGCATAGGACACAGGTCTGAGTGGTGCTACCCAGCCTGAAAACTTTGTGTCTGCTGAAGCTGTAGGAGTCGTGACACATCTCCAGAGGGAGCAGGACATGCTATCAAATACCCCTGCATAGCTTTGACCCTTTCTTGTCTTAATTTCAGGACACTGAGCTTCTTCAGTTTTCCCTGGTTCTCATCCAGTCCTGGCTGACCCCAGTGCAGTACCTAAGCAAGATGTTCACAAACAATCTGGTTTTTGGCACTTCAGACAGAGTGTATGAAAAACTAAAGGACCTGGAAGAAGGGATACAAGCTCTGATGAGGGTAAGTTGCAGCATGTATCATGACTATAGAATTGCAGAGGTCTCCCAGACATGGCACTCAGCTCTTGCAGATCCAAAGACTGTGAGAAATCTTACCACCCTCCACTCTGAAGACCAGTGGCATCCTTAGGGCTTTGTTTACCTTATGAAAATGAGATCAAGATACTGCACATTTGGTTTCATCTCTAGGGAGGAtaagaaaacacagaacaggTGTTAACAACCATCACAAAGCACTACTGATCAGGAATCACAATTCACACCCAAAGTCTTCCCAAActcagcaacaaaaaaaaattcagttgtaTTAGcagcaaaataatgttttgctACATCTGCATGTGAAACACTTTGAAATATGGTAAATGTTGTGATGATTCACAACATTTTATAAAAACCTCTGTGTACAGATGGAAACCTGTACTCTGGTGTTTCTCTCATACATTAATACAGCATCCAGAGAGCTGAAAGCTGAGGGGTGATCCTCTTCAAGGAAGAACTAATCACAGATTCACAtaatggtctgggttggaagggatcttaaaactTACCAcgttccaacccctgccatgagcagggacaccttccactaaagcaggttgctccaagacccatccaacctggcctggaacacttc is from Cinclus cinclus chromosome 2, bCinCin1.1, whole genome shotgun sequence and encodes:
- the LOC134054815 gene encoding somatotropin produces the protein MIRVANEHEQQTSRLTGSWFSPLAIAVITLGLQWPQQAATFPAIPLSSLFANAVLRAQHLHLLAAETYKEFERTYIPEDQRHTNKNSQVAFCYSETIPAPMKKDDAQQKSDTELLQFSLVLIQSWLTPVQYLSKMFTNNLVFGTSDRVYEKLKDLEEGIQALMRELQDRSPRGPQILKATYEKFDIHLRSEDALLQNYGLLSCFKKDLHKVETYLKVMKCRRYGEGNCTI